A region of the bacterium genome:
TTCGACTGGGTCCGCTACTGGAACGTCAACGTCACCGACCTGCCCTTCCAGAGGGTTGTGCGGACCGGCGTCACCGTTGGTGTTCCGGCCGGGCTGAAGCTCCGCCTGTCGCGGTGCATCACGGCCTGCCTCGAGATGGAGGTCCCGGATCAGGGCTGGTATCACGACGTCATAGAGGAGAACTCGGCAGCGGAACGGAAGCTGGACTGGTCGCAGTACGGCAGCGTGGAGCCGAGCGTCTGCGCGGCCGTCTACCTTGCGCATTAACCTACCGTGAGCAGCGGACGGTTCTTCGAGAGGGAGTCCGCTCTTCCCGGACGCCAAGCCGCGACGGTCTCCGGCAGTCCGGAGTCGCCGTGAATCAGTCGTACGCTCGACACTTGAACTACACCTCAGTGAACGAGGACTGGCGGACCGAGGTCGAGGGGCTGAAACTGCGACCGGGCGACCGCGTATTATGCCCGACAGGGAGCGGTGTCCGGCCGCTCGCGCTTCTGGCGGCCGAGGATGTTCGCCTCACGGCGATTGATTTCGCCCCTGCCCAGAACCACTTGCTACGGCTGCTCATCGCGGCGCTGCAGGAGCTTTCGGTAGAAGACGCGATGGGCTTTGTCGGTCTCCACGACCGCCCGGCGGCAGAACGGCTCAACCGTCTCGTCTGCCTGCATCTGCCTGAGGCCACGCGGGCCTTTTGGACCGCCCACCGGAAGAAGATCGCCCGGGGTGTGCTCTACCAGGGCCGCTTCGAGCAGCGCTTCCAGCAGCAGGCGCGCATGATTCGCCGATTTCGCGGCAAGACAGTCCAGGAGCTTTTTGCTTTTGACGATATCGAACGCCAGCGGGCGTTCGTCCAGACGAAGTGGGATACGCGGACATGGCGGAGTGTCTCCCGGCTGGCGCTGAATCCGTTGGTCCTTCGGTTGACCGGCGCCGACCCGGCCTATTACACCAATACTGCCGAGCCCCCGCGAGTCATGCTCTATCGCACGATGCTGGCCGGCCTGAACCGCCATGTGGCCAAGGACAACTTCATGCTTTCGCTGGCTCTTACCGGCCGCCTGCCGGAGAGCGACCTGCCGCCCCACCTGCGCGCCGACGGCATCGCCCGAATCCAGCCCCGGCTGAGAAACCTCGAGATAGTCGACGCCGAAGTCGTCGCGTACCTCAAGTCTCCTGACGCTCCGCGCTTCGACCGGTACTCGCTCTCGGACGTTTGTTCCTACATGAATACCAGCGAGTTCTCCGACCTGATTCACGCGGTTGTGGAATCGGCCGTACCCGGTGGCCGCTTTGTCCTGAGGCAGTTCCTCACGCGCTACGAGGTCCCACCCGAACTGACTTCGCGCCTGGCACGAGAACCGGCACTCGAAAAGCGCCTGGCGGCTGAGGACCGGTCAATCGGCTACGAGTTCATCATTGCCGAGGTCGCGGGGCAATAGACAATTGAGAACAGGGAGCGGGAAAACCCGAGCCTGTCCTTCACCCTTCTCGATTCACTATTCGGCATTTCCGGAGAGCGATGGCCGGTCGTAGCGACCGGGTGCTGATAGAGGATTACAGCCCGGCGGCCGACAATGAGCCATGCATGGCGTTGGAGCGCTCCGCTCCGCAGGGGAAGAGCCGCCGGCTCAGCTTCCGACGCAGCACGTTTCACCGGCGCGCCGAGAACTTCGCCG
Encoded here:
- a CDS encoding DUF3419 family protein translates to MNQSYARHLNYTSVNEDWRTEVEGLKLRPGDRVLCPTGSGVRPLALLAAEDVRLTAIDFAPAQNHLLRLLIAALQELSVEDAMGFVGLHDRPAAERLNRLVCLHLPEATRAFWTAHRKKIARGVLYQGRFEQRFQQQARMIRRFRGKTVQELFAFDDIERQRAFVQTKWDTRTWRSVSRLALNPLVLRLTGADPAYYTNTAEPPRVMLYRTMLAGLNRHVAKDNFMLSLALTGRLPESDLPPHLRADGIARIQPRLRNLEIVDAEVVAYLKSPDAPRFDRYSLSDVCSYMNTSEFSDLIHAVVESAVPGGRFVLRQFLTRYEVPPELTSRLAREPALEKRLAAEDRSIGYEFIIAEVAGQ